From one Xiphophorus hellerii strain 12219 chromosome 18, Xiphophorus_hellerii-4.1, whole genome shotgun sequence genomic stretch:
- the rwdd2b gene encoding RWD domain-containing protein 2B, with product MSYTEWAESQLAEVELLTSMFPGQDELELTDQLALAELRSYVENSTSGEKPPPSRPQFFIKQRLDSSVTNETEFILTCAYPSEYPSVLPDITVRCSALSRAQQTEIQTDLNKYLMKNCLGDLCVLAAVDWVKENLEHFIKKSLSTAPAPKLESASQTTQEVFSRLWIYSHHIYNKSKRKNILEWSKELGLSGFSMPGKPGIVCVEGPQSACEEFWSRVKVLTWKKIMIRHREDITLNRQGDDSNTVESLDSLRKFTGFEEAMFDPHGNRGNHMDLGQLYQFLNEKGCCDVFQIYFGIEGR from the exons atgtCTTACACGGAGTGGGCCGAGTCTCAACTCGCTGAGGTAGAGCTGCTAACCAGCATGTTTCCCGGTCAGGACGAGCTGGAGCTCACCGACCAGCTGGCTCTGGCTGAACTCAGGAGCTACGTGGAAAACTCGACTTCTGGGGAAAAGCCTCCTCCCTCCAGACCCCAGTTTTTCATCAAACAGAGACTGGACTCTTCAGTTACGAATGAG ACGGAATTTATTCTGACCTGTGCCTATCCGTCTGAATACCCCAGTGTGTTACCTGATATAACAGTAAG GTGTTCAGCTCTTAGCAGGGCCCAGCAGACAGAAATTCAGACAGATCTCAATAAATACCTTATGAAAAACTGCCTGGGAGACTTATGTGTGCTTGCTGCAGTGGACTGGGTGAAAGAAAACCTGGAACATTTCATTAAGAAGAGCTTATCAACAGCACCAGCTCCTAAGCTGGAGTCTGCTTCTCAAACTACACAAGAAGTTTTCAGTCGACTGTGGATCTATAGTCACCATATCTACAACAAGTCAAAGAGGAAGAACATTTTGGAGTGGTCAAAAGAGTTGGGCCTCTCAGGATTCAGCATGCCTGGAAAGCCTGGCATTGTGTGTGTTGAAGGTCCTCAATCTGCCTGTGAGGAATTTTGGTCCAG agtGAAGGTTCTGACATGGAAGAAGATCATGATTCGACACAGAGAGGATATTACCCTTAATCGCCAAGGCGACGACAGCAACACAGTTGAGAGTTTAGACTCCCTGCGCAAATTCACAGGCTTTGAAGAGGCAATGTTTGACCCTCATGGGAATAGAGGCAATCACATGGACCTTGGACAGCTCTACCAGTTCTTAAATGAGAAGGGCTGCTGTGATGtctttcagatttattttggcATTGAAGGCAGGTAG